Genomic DNA from Nonomuraea rubra:
CCGAGCTGGCGCGAACCGTGTGCGTGGGGGCTGATTCGGTGGCGGCGGCGCAGGCGAGTGCGGAGGAGGCCGCGGCCTGGGCGCTGGTGTGGCTGGCCGCCCACCCGGGCTGGCTGCTGATCTTCGACAACGTCGAGGATGCCGAGGATCTGCACCCGTCTTTGGGGCGGCTGAGCGGCGGGCGGGTGCTGATCACCAGCCGCCGCGATACCGGCTGGCAGGACGTGGGCTGCACCCCCATCAGCCTGGAGGTGCTGGAGCCCGAGGCGGCCCGGCAGCTGCTGGCCAAGCTGATCGGCATCCGGCCCACCACCGAAGACGGCGAAGAACCGGCGGCGCGGGAGCTGGCGCGCCTGGCCGAGGAGCTGGGGTTCTTGCCGCTGGCGTTGCGGCAGGCGGGCGCGTTCATCGCCCGCACCCCCGGAGTAACCGTCACCGACTACCGCCGGCTGCTGCACCAGGCTCCCGATGGGGAGGAGGTGCTGGCCCGGGTGTGGGCGATCACCCGTCAGCGGATCGCCGAACGCGACGCGCTGGCGCCGCGGCTGCTGGCGCTGCTGGCCTGCTATGCCCCTGACCAGTTGCCCGTTGATGTGCTGCACCACCTGCCCGAGGTCGAGCCTGTGCGGGTCGGTAAGGCGCTGGCGTTGCTGGCCTCCTACAGCATGATCACCATCAGCAACGATCGGGACGCGGTCAGCGTGCATCGCCTGGTCCAGGCCGTCACCCTGGCCGACCTGTCCGGCCAGCAGCGCCGAACCGTTAGGGAGGAGGCGGCCAGCGTGCTGGCGGCCGCGCTGCCCGAGAACCCGACCGTGATCGGCACCTGGGCTCTCTACGGACGGCTGCTTCCCCACGCACGCACGGCTCTGGCGCCCGAATCGGACGCGATGAACCAGGTGATCGACTACCTGAAGGCCAGCGGCGCCTACGCCACCGCCATGACCGTGCAACACCACCGCTACCGAGCCCTGCTTGATCGCGATGGCCCGCACCACCTCCGCACCCTGGTCGCCCAGGCTGAGCTGGCCTATTACACCGCCATGGTGGGCGATGTGGTGGGGGCGCGTGATCAGTTCGCGGCGCTGCTGCCGATCCGCGAGCGGGTCTCGGGTGCCGAGCATCCGGACACGCTGGCCGTCCGGGCCAACCTGGCGCGCTGGTCGGGGGAGGCGGGGGATGCGGCCGGGGCGCGCGATCAACTCGCCGAGCTGGTACCGATCCGTGAGCGGGTCTCGGGTGCTGAGCATCCGGACACGCTGAACGTCCGGGCCCACCTGGCCTACTGGTGGGGGGAGGCGGGGGATGCGGCCGGGGCGCGTGATCAGTCCGCGGCGCTGCTGCCGATCCGTGAGCGGGTTTCGGGTGCCGAGCATCCGGACACGCTGACCGACCGGGCCAACCTGGCCTACTGGTCGGGGCGGGCCGGGGATGTGGTGGGGGCGCGTGATCAGTCCGCGGCGCTGCTGTCGATCCGCGAGCGGGTCTTGGGCGCCGAGCATCCGGACACGCTGGCCGACCGGGCCAACCTGGCGCGCTGGTCGGGGGAGGCGGGGGATGTGGTGGGGGCGCGTGATCAGTTCGCGGCGCTGGTGCCGATCCGCGAGCGGGTCTCGGGTGCCGAGCATCCGGACACGCTGGCCGACCGGGCCAACCTGGCGCGCTGGTCGGGGGAGGCGGGGGATGTGGTGGGGGCGCGTGATCAGTTCGCGGCGCTGGTGCCGATCCGTGAGCGGGTCTCGGGTGCCGAGCATCCGGACACGCTGACCGCCCGAGCCCACCTCGCCTACTGGACGCGGCGCTGCGAGGACGGAAATGCGGGTTCCTCCAACGAGAATCAGTAGGTTCACATTCGGACTTCGAGGCGA
This window encodes:
- a CDS encoding tetratricopeptide repeat protein, which encodes MAGAGAVGFIAAVVVVWVTSEGSVDPAGATIGLASLLLAALALRQSRTSGPPSRPAVRPADEQQRERTSSPDQLDLPQDEDPAHEAPVGRPPLAAAGPDLIQPGPATPNRRALPDAATTAAPDGLGRLPRPPAAVFLGRGQVLTRLHRTLTRTQKTGSVVITQAAVYGLGGIGKSELALQYAARHRDKYTLVWWSEADNPTQIQASLAELARTVCVGADSVAAAQASAEEAAAWALVWLAAHPGWLLIFDNVEDAEDLHPSLGRLSGGRVLITSRRDTGWQDVGCTPISLEVLEPEAARQLLAKLIGIRPTTEDGEEPAARELARLAEELGFLPLALRQAGAFIARTPGVTVTDYRRLLHQAPDGEEVLARVWAITRQRIAERDALAPRLLALLACYAPDQLPVDVLHHLPEVEPVRVGKALALLASYSMITISNDRDAVSVHRLVQAVTLADLSGQQRRTVREEAASVLAAALPENPTVIGTWALYGRLLPHARTALAPESDAMNQVIDYLKASGAYATAMTVQHHRYRALLDRDGPHHLRTLVAQAELAYYTAMVGDVVGARDQFAALLPIRERVSGAEHPDTLAVRANLARWSGEAGDAAGARDQLAELVPIRERVSGAEHPDTLNVRAHLAYWWGEAGDAAGARDQSAALLPIRERVSGAEHPDTLTDRANLAYWSGRAGDVVGARDQSAALLSIRERVLGAEHPDTLADRANLARWSGEAGDVVGARDQFAALVPIRERVSGAEHPDTLADRANLARWSGEAGDVVGARDQFAALVPIRERVSGAEHPDTLTARAHLAYWTRRCEDGNAGSSNENQ